The proteins below are encoded in one region of Aestuariivirga litoralis:
- a CDS encoding MarR family transcriptional regulator: MLQPLSTAQALRLWHDVGLAQVKDDEPDLSLRQMTILLHIYLEPPPHTVRGLAAKLNVSKPVITRALDAMGKLGLVSRRRDEKDLRNVLVQRTVKGSLFLERLGDLVANSSKVI, translated from the coding sequence ATGTTGCAACCCTTGTCCACCGCGCAGGCGCTTCGCCTATGGCATGATGTGGGCCTGGCCCAGGTCAAAGATGACGAACCCGATCTCTCATTGCGGCAGATGACGATTTTGCTTCACATTTATCTCGAACCGCCGCCCCACACAGTGCGTGGGCTGGCCGCCAAGCTCAATGTGTCGAAGCCGGTGATCACCCGCGCGCTGGATGCGATGGGCAAGCTCGGCCTTGTGTCCCGCCGCCGCGACGAGAAGGATTTGCGCAATGTGCTCGTGCAACGCACAGTGAAAGGCTCGCTGTTTCTCGAACGACTGGGCGATCTCGTTGCTAATTCTTCGAAGGTGATTTGA
- a CDS encoding NlpC/P60 family protein produces MVDARRHVDEDILAKGEKRQFTVPIAPVLKRPEADSRQETQALMGELCTLLDIRGAYSWIQLSRDGYVGFVETAALTADIVETTHRVTVPSTLLYPWPDLKSHPVRFLPMNAEFKVIGAEGDFVGLATGGFVFAGHLAAKSVKEKDFVAVAQQMLHTPYYWGGKSVHGLDCSGLVQVSLQATGVVAPRDADMQEHELGVLVNDHRNLQRGDLVFWKGHVGIMQDAKTLLHANGHWMKTVSEPLADAIARTPTPVTAIKRLSL; encoded by the coding sequence ATGGTTGATGCGCGCCGCCATGTGGATGAAGATATTCTGGCCAAGGGCGAGAAGCGGCAGTTCACCGTGCCGATCGCGCCCGTACTCAAGCGCCCCGAGGCTGATTCAAGGCAGGAAACTCAGGCCTTGATGGGCGAGCTTTGCACGCTGCTCGACATACGAGGTGCTTATTCCTGGATCCAGCTGTCACGCGATGGCTATGTCGGCTTTGTCGAAACCGCCGCCCTCACCGCTGACATTGTTGAAACCACCCACCGCGTCACTGTGCCCTCAACGCTGCTTTATCCCTGGCCTGATCTCAAATCGCATCCCGTGCGCTTCCTGCCGATGAATGCCGAATTCAAGGTGATCGGCGCCGAAGGCGACTTTGTCGGGCTCGCCACCGGCGGCTTTGTCTTCGCAGGGCATCTCGCCGCAAAGTCTGTGAAGGAAAAAGATTTCGTCGCCGTCGCACAGCAAATGCTGCACACACCCTATTACTGGGGCGGAAAATCCGTACACGGACTGGATTGCTCCGGCCTCGTGCAAGTTTCGCTGCAGGCCACCGGCGTCGTCGCCCCGCGCGACGCCGACATGCAGGAACATGAGCTCGGTGTATTGGTGAACGATCACCGCAATCTCCAACGCGGCGATCTGGTCTTCTGGAAGGGCCATGTGGGAATCATGCAGGATGCAAAAACCCTGCTGCATGCCAATGGCCACTGGATGAAAACCGTGAGTGAACCTTTAGCTGACGCGATTGCGCGTACGCCTACGCCGGTCACCGCCATCAAGCGGCTTTCGCTCTAA